From Deinococcus sp. HSC-46F16, the proteins below share one genomic window:
- the ftsH gene encoding ATP-dependent zinc metalloprotease FtsH, with translation MRRLNPWLIVLFVLALFLMFSQAPGGARATVGYNVFKDLLAQDRIEQVVVRDNVAQVRLTEPTEVPVVNGQQPIETDRFTVRLPGNQATPDATLISQLEGQGVDYRFEAPSQWFAILINLLPILLLLGLMYFFFMRAQGGQSGVMQFGQSRAKKYGKENRVQTKFTDVAGHEEAKRELIEVVDFLKNPAKYHQIGAEIPKGVLLVGPPGTGKTLLARAIAGEADVPFFSVSASEFMEMFVGVGASRVRTLFEDARKSAPAIMFIDEIDSIGRKRGAGIGGGHDEREQTLNQILSEMDGFDKSSSVIVLAATNRPDVLDPALLRPGRFDRQVTIDLPNLKEREAILKVHLRNKPLAPGVDVPEVAKSTPYFSGADLKNVTNEAALEAARLGKTQIDMSDFYRALDKITLGLENGSLTVSPQEKKAIAYHEAGHAVTAAVIPGSDKLQKVSIIPRGRALGAAFYLPEEQVLMSKERLENQLVVALGGRAAEEVFMGSVTSGAADDFRKATNIARKMVLEWGMGDNFKNMALSTDSGPVFLGEDMAKPKMFSEHTSQLVDEDVKRILGRAYERAKGLVTQYGAAMHEVADALLSQELITGDVVREAVARVGGSPQAGTPTPQPTM, from the coding sequence TTGAGGCGGCTCAATCCCTGGCTGATCGTCCTGTTCGTTCTGGCTCTGTTCCTGATGTTTTCCCAGGCCCCTGGCGGTGCGCGGGCCACGGTCGGTTACAACGTCTTCAAAGATCTGCTCGCGCAAGACCGGATCGAGCAGGTGGTCGTTCGGGACAACGTCGCCCAGGTGCGGCTGACCGAACCTACCGAGGTCCCGGTCGTGAACGGGCAGCAGCCCATCGAGACGGACCGCTTTACCGTTCGGCTGCCGGGCAACCAGGCCACGCCCGACGCCACCCTGATCTCGCAGCTTGAGGGGCAGGGGGTGGATTACCGCTTCGAGGCGCCCAGCCAGTGGTTCGCCATCCTGATCAATCTGCTGCCCATCCTGCTGCTGCTCGGCCTGATGTACTTCTTCTTCATGCGGGCGCAGGGTGGCCAGAGCGGCGTGATGCAGTTCGGGCAGTCGCGGGCCAAGAAGTACGGCAAGGAAAACCGCGTCCAGACCAAGTTCACCGATGTGGCGGGCCACGAGGAGGCCAAGCGCGAGCTGATCGAGGTCGTGGACTTCCTGAAAAACCCCGCCAAGTACCACCAGATCGGCGCCGAGATTCCCAAGGGCGTGCTGCTCGTCGGCCCTCCCGGGACCGGTAAGACCCTGCTCGCGCGGGCCATCGCGGGCGAGGCGGACGTGCCCTTCTTCTCGGTCTCGGCGTCCGAGTTCATGGAGATGTTCGTGGGCGTCGGCGCCAGCCGCGTGCGCACCCTCTTTGAGGACGCCCGCAAGTCGGCCCCGGCGATCATGTTCATCGACGAGATCGACTCCATCGGCCGCAAGCGTGGCGCGGGGATCGGCGGCGGCCACGACGAGCGCGAGCAGACCCTCAACCAGATCCTCTCGGAGATGGACGGCTTCGACAAGTCGAGCAGCGTGATCGTGCTGGCCGCGACCAACCGCCCCGACGTGCTGGACCCCGCGCTGCTGCGCCCCGGCCGTTTCGACCGTCAGGTGACCATTGACCTGCCGAACCTCAAGGAGCGCGAGGCGATCCTCAAGGTCCACCTGCGCAACAAGCCCCTCGCCCCCGGCGTGGACGTGCCCGAGGTCGCCAAGAGCACCCCGTACTTCTCGGGCGCCGACCTCAAGAACGTCACCAACGAGGCCGCGCTGGAAGCCGCCCGCTTGGGCAAGACCCAGATCGACATGAGCGACTTCTACCGGGCGCTCGACAAGATCACGCTGGGCCTGGAAAACGGCTCGCTGACTGTCAGCCCGCAGGAGAAAAAGGCCATCGCGTACCACGAGGCCGGGCACGCCGTGACCGCCGCCGTGATTCCGGGCAGCGACAAGCTTCAGAAGGTCTCTATCATCCCGCGCGGGCGGGCGCTGGGCGCCGCGTTCTACCTCCCCGAAGAGCAGGTGCTGATGAGCAAGGAGCGGCTGGAAAACCAGCTCGTGGTCGCGCTGGGGGGCCGCGCCGCCGAGGAAGTCTTTATGGGCAGCGTGACCTCGGGGGCCGCCGACGACTTCCGCAAGGCCACCAACATCGCCCGCAAGATGGTGCTGGAGTGGGGCATGGGCGACAACTTCAAGAACATGGCCCTGAGCACCGATTCCGGTCCGGTGTTCCTGGGCGAGGACATGGCCAAGCCCAAGATGTTCAGCGAACACACCTCGCAGCTCGTCGACGAGGACGTGAAGCGCATTCTGGGCCGCGCCTACGAGCGGGCCAAGGGCCTGGTCACCCAGTATGGGGCGGCCATGCACGAGGTCGCCGACGCCCTGCTCTCGCAGGAACTCATCACGGGCGACGTGGTCCGCGAGGCCGTTGCCCGCGTGGGCGGCAGCCCGCAGGCCGGAACGCCGACCCCGCAGCCGACGATGTAA
- a CDS encoding ATP-dependent metallopeptidase FtsH/Yme1/Tma family protein → MSLSRLPRFLALALPLLVFTLFGLWLLRTAFPTSSTVSYPDFTRLLEAGQVEQVVVRDDVAQVRLTEPAEVPVMNGPQPVQTDRFAVHLPGNQATPDASLISQLEGQGVAYRFEAPSQWFGIGLNFLPVLLFFLLPLAVLAALLAVLARRGRPRTP, encoded by the coding sequence ATGTCACTGTCCCGCCTGCCCAGGTTCCTGGCCCTCGCCCTGCCCCTCCTCGTCTTCACCCTCTTCGGCCTGTGGCTGCTGCGAACGGCTTTTCCGACTTCCTCCACCGTCTCCTACCCCGATTTCACGCGGCTGCTGGAGGCGGGCCAGGTCGAGCAGGTGGTGGTGCGGGACGACGTGGCGCAGGTGCGCCTGACCGAACCCGCCGAGGTGCCGGTCATGAACGGGCCGCAGCCGGTTCAGACCGACCGATTCGCCGTGCACCTGCCCGGCAACCAGGCCACGCCCGACGCCAGCCTGATCTCGCAGCTTGAGGGGCAAGGGGTGGCCTACCGCTTCGAGGCGCCCAGCCAGTGGTTCGGCATCGGGCTGAACTTCCTGCCCGTGTTGCTCTTTTTCCTGCTGCCGCTCGCCGTCCTCGCGGCCCTGCTCGCCGTGCTGGCGCGGCGCGGGCGACCCCGGACCCCTTAA
- a CDS encoding tetratricopeptide repeat protein, translated as MIDVATTWQQACTALAGDDYDTAFSVLEGALHEADRPQKARLSLYLASVQALYGDPATTEVGAALRDARTADPAIRTDPLYVALSAELDARLRGPDAAPPPPEVRGADDPLARYHALAALSLAGHPQDALDIHLPLAELPAHLRWRLRSWQADAEESLGHTVEARHLYAEAAHHASGLNRAVMLQEGAALELQLGDMGAALSLLGQARPLYSGQNAEEEEGLNLATWHYLQAQALLQTGKPEEALESIREADRLERQHGDPSYGVALVWGQVLTHLGRHDEALAQFGRALTLASDGDRPFAQHELGVALLDLDRPLEAREHLEAALSDPEYPYRPEVLADLAECDYRLGRLQEAQLAAEQALAQGAVIPASMVLGNVALEYYHLDEALDHFERVVRESAQGTRDWVMGHQMAADVMAQQGFRDPAAAYAHAQQALEFTPESDDWRGTLEDHLRKAETLMGQGGGRTLN; from the coding sequence ATGATCGATGTCGCCACCACCTGGCAGCAGGCTTGCACGGCGCTCGCGGGGGACGACTACGACACGGCCTTCAGCGTGCTGGAGGGGGCCTTGCACGAGGCCGACCGCCCCCAGAAGGCCCGGCTCTCGCTGTACCTCGCCAGCGTGCAGGCCCTCTACGGCGACCCCGCCACCACCGAAGTCGGTGCCGCGCTGCGGGACGCCCGCACCGCCGACCCGGCGATTCGCACCGACCCCCTGTACGTGGCCCTGAGCGCCGAACTCGACGCCCGGCTGCGCGGGCCGGACGCGGCGCCGCCCCCGCCCGAGGTGCGGGGGGCCGACGACCCCCTGGCCCGCTACCACGCCCTCGCCGCGCTGTCGCTGGCCGGGCACCCGCAAGACGCCCTGGACATCCACCTGCCCCTCGCGGAGCTGCCCGCGCACCTGCGCTGGCGGCTGCGGAGCTGGCAAGCCGACGCCGAGGAAAGCCTCGGGCACACGGTCGAGGCCCGGCACCTCTACGCGGAAGCCGCCCACCACGCTTCCGGCCTCAACCGGGCGGTGATGCTGCAAGAGGGCGCGGCGCTGGAGTTGCAACTGGGGGACATGGGCGCGGCGCTCTCGCTGCTGGGGCAGGCCCGGCCGCTCTACAGCGGGCAGAACGCGGAGGAGGAGGAGGGCCTCAACCTCGCCACCTGGCATTACCTTCAGGCGCAGGCGCTGCTCCAGACGGGCAAACCCGAGGAGGCACTGGAGAGCATCCGCGAGGCCGACCGGCTGGAGCGTCAGCACGGCGACCCCAGCTACGGGGTGGCGCTGGTGTGGGGGCAGGTCCTGACCCACCTGGGCCGCCACGACGAGGCGCTGGCCCAGTTCGGGCGGGCGCTGACGCTGGCGAGCGACGGTGACCGCCCCTTCGCGCAGCATGAGCTGGGGGTGGCCCTGCTCGACCTCGACCGCCCGCTGGAGGCCCGCGAGCATCTGGAAGCGGCGCTCTCGGACCCCGAATACCCCTACCGCCCGGAGGTGCTGGCTGACCTCGCCGAGTGCGACTACCGCCTGGGCCGCTTGCAGGAGGCGCAACTCGCCGCCGAGCAGGCGCTGGCGCAGGGCGCGGTGATTCCCGCCAGCATGGTGCTGGGCAACGTGGCGCTGGAGTACTACCACCTCGACGAGGCGCTCGACCACTTCGAGCGGGTGGTGCGCGAGTCGGCCCAGGGCACCCGCGACTGGGTGATGGGCCACCAGATGGCCGCCGACGTGATGGCCCAGCAGGGCTTCCGCGACCCCGCCGCCGCCTACGCGCATGCCCAGCAGGCGCTGGAATTCACCCCCGAAAGTGACGACTGGCGCGGCACACTGGAAGACCACCTCCGCAAGGCCGAGACGCTGATGGGGCAAGGGGGAGGAAGAACGCTGAACTAG
- a CDS encoding ABC transporter substrate-binding protein, with product MHKYALASLILLSGALGTASARDLAAIKASGVLYVGTEPTYAPFTYTQGKKVVGFEAELAEAIARKLGVKVEWRPSGFDTLLIGLDRDRFDLVISSHGITPERQKAVDFATPHYCSGGVVLAKSNGPLTVAALKGKAVGVQLGTTYAQRAQKLPGLGSVKTYPTNADALQMLLNGRVNAFVTDRFVALEARKKFPQANLKLGEMLFQEKIGIAVKKGNTPLRNAVNAALRDVMADGTYKKISTKYFGEDIRCK from the coding sequence ATGCATAAGTATGCGCTCGCCTCCCTGATCCTGCTCTCCGGCGCCCTCGGCACCGCCTCGGCCCGCGACCTCGCGGCGATTAAGGCGTCGGGGGTGCTGTATGTGGGGACCGAACCCACCTACGCGCCCTTCACCTACACCCAGGGCAAGAAGGTCGTGGGCTTCGAGGCCGAACTCGCCGAGGCGATCGCCCGCAAGCTGGGCGTCAAGGTGGAGTGGCGGCCCAGCGGGTTCGACACGCTGCTGATCGGCTTGGACCGGGACCGCTTCGACCTCGTGATCTCCAGCCACGGCATCACCCCGGAGCGGCAGAAGGCGGTGGACTTCGCCACCCCCCACTACTGCTCGGGCGGCGTGGTGCTCGCCAAGTCGAACGGCCCCCTCACCGTGGCGGCGCTGAAGGGCAAGGCGGTCGGGGTGCAACTGGGCACCACCTACGCGCAGCGGGCGCAGAAGCTCCCCGGCCTGGGCAGCGTGAAGACCTACCCCACCAACGCCGACGCCCTCCAGATGCTGCTCAATGGCCGGGTGAACGCCTTTGTCACCGACCGCTTCGTCGCGCTGGAAGCCCGCAAGAAGTTCCCGCAGGCGAACCTCAAGCTGGGCGAGATGCTCTTTCAGGAGAAGATCGGCATCGCCGTCAAGAAAGGGAATACGCCGCTGCGGAACGCCGTCAATGCTGCCTTGCGGGACGTGATGGCCGACGGCACCTACAAAAAGATTTCCACCAAGTACTTCGGTGAAGACATTCGCTGCAAGTAA
- a CDS encoding glutamine--tRNA ligase/YqeY domain fusion protein encodes MTAPEPSAKPGAADTPRVAPNFITEIIERDLTAGKYPQVVTRFPPEPNGYLHLGHTFASFLDFQTAVQYGGRYHLRLDDTNPEGESVEFAQAIQDDLRWLGWDWGEHLYYASDNFERYYGYAQQLIRQGDAYVDSVNADEMARLRGNATTPGTPSEYRSRTPEENLDLFRRMRAGEFADGAHVLRGKIDLAASNMKLRDPVLYRILRGHHYRTGDAWCIYPMYDFQHPLQDALEGVTHSMCSLEFVDNRAIYDWLMERLGFDPRPHQYEFGRRGLEYTVTSKRKLRRLVQEGHVSGWDDPRMPTLRAQRRLGVTPEAVRAFAAQIGVSRTNRTVDISIYENAVRDDLNHRAPRAMAVLDPVRVVLTNLPEGEVRSLSLPYWPHDVIRDSPDGLVALPGGERVAPGAAVREVPLTRELYIEREDFALTPPKGYKRLTRGGTVRLRGAGIIRADEVETDGAGNVTTIHATLLGEDVKAAGVIHWVSADRALPAEFRLYDRLFRVAHPEGENPNDIAPDFDPERMSHENEAAPLDAGFLRFLNPQSLRVVRGYVEPSVAGDPVDTRYQFERQGYFWRDPVDSREDALVFGRIITLKDTWAKEAQKDAPKVEAKAPNPAPNTEAPQVPGQKPQAAPLTPEQEAEATRLTGLGASEGDARTVARDPALLTFLAGAQSGTTFGQVASWTVNDLAGPLRAGKVRVTAADLAPLAERLASGGLTTRVARDVLARAAASGEAPLAIVEREGLGAGLSDEALAGAVADVLAANPDKVEAYRGGKTALMGFFTGQVMRATGGKADPAKVAAALLEALGG; translated from the coding sequence ATGACCGCGCCCGAACCCTCCGCCAAGCCCGGCGCCGCCGACACGCCCCGCGTGGCCCCCAACTTCATCACCGAGATCATCGAACGCGACCTCACGGCGGGCAAGTACCCGCAGGTCGTGACCCGCTTTCCGCCGGAGCCCAACGGGTACCTGCACCTCGGGCACACCTTCGCCTCCTTTCTCGACTTCCAGACGGCGGTGCAGTACGGCGGGCGCTACCACCTGCGGCTGGACGACACCAACCCCGAGGGCGAGAGCGTGGAATTCGCCCAGGCCATACAGGACGACCTGCGCTGGCTGGGCTGGGACTGGGGCGAGCACCTGTATTACGCCTCCGACAACTTCGAGCGGTACTACGGGTACGCCCAGCAGCTTATCCGGCAGGGCGACGCCTACGTGGACTCGGTGAACGCCGACGAGATGGCGCGGCTGCGCGGCAACGCGACCACGCCGGGCACGCCCAGCGAGTACCGCTCGCGCACGCCGGAGGAGAACCTCGACCTCTTCCGGCGGATGCGGGCGGGCGAGTTCGCTGACGGGGCGCACGTCCTGCGCGGCAAGATCGATCTCGCCGCCTCCAACATGAAGCTGCGTGACCCGGTGCTCTACCGCATCCTGCGCGGGCACCACTACCGCACGGGGGACGCGTGGTGCATCTATCCCATGTACGACTTCCAGCACCCGTTGCAAGACGCGCTGGAGGGCGTGACCCACTCCATGTGCAGCCTGGAATTCGTGGACAACCGCGCGATCTACGACTGGCTGATGGAGCGGCTCGGCTTCGATCCCCGCCCCCACCAGTACGAGTTCGGTCGCCGGGGGCTGGAATACACCGTGACCAGCAAGCGCAAGCTGCGGCGGCTGGTGCAGGAGGGCCACGTCTCCGGCTGGGACGACCCCCGGATGCCCACCCTGCGGGCGCAGCGCCGCCTGGGAGTGACGCCGGAAGCGGTGCGGGCCTTTGCCGCCCAGATCGGCGTGAGCCGCACCAACCGCACGGTGGACATCAGCATCTACGAGAACGCCGTGCGTGACGACCTCAACCACCGCGCCCCCCGCGCGATGGCGGTGCTGGACCCGGTGCGGGTTGTGCTGACCAACCTGCCGGAAGGGGAGGTCCGTTCCCTCTCGCTCCCCTACTGGCCCCACGACGTGATCCGCGACTCGCCCGACGGCCTCGTCGCCCTGCCCGGCGGCGAGCGGGTGGCGCCGGGGGCGGCGGTGCGCGAGGTGCCGCTGACCCGTGAGCTGTACATCGAGCGCGAGGACTTCGCGCTCACCCCGCCAAAGGGCTACAAGCGACTGACGCGGGGCGGCACCGTGCGCCTGCGTGGGGCCGGGATCATCCGCGCCGATGAGGTGGAGACGGATGGGGCGGGCAACGTGACCACCATCCACGCGACCCTGCTGGGCGAGGACGTCAAGGCCGCTGGGGTGATCCACTGGGTCAGCGCCGACCGCGCCCTCCCCGCCGAGTTCCGCCTCTACGACCGCCTCTTCCGGGTCGCCCACCCCGAGGGCGAGAACCCGAACGACATCGCCCCCGACTTCGACCCCGAGCGCATGAGCCACGAAAACGAGGCCGCGCCCCTCGACGCGGGCTTCCTGCGGTTTCTGAACCCGCAGAGCCTGCGCGTGGTGCGGGGGTACGTGGAACCCAGCGTGGCGGGCGACCCGGTGGACACCCGCTACCAGTTCGAGCGGCAGGGCTACTTCTGGCGCGATCCGGTGGACAGCCGCGAGGATGCGCTCGTGTTCGGGCGAATCATCACGCTGAAGGACACCTGGGCGAAGGAGGCGCAGAAGGACGCGCCGAAGGTGGAAGCCAAAGCGCCTAATCCTGCGCCGAACACGGAGGCTCCCCAGGTCCCCGGCCAGAAACCCCAGGCCGCCCCCCTCACCCCCGAGCAGGAGGCCGAGGCCACCCGCCTGACCGGACTGGGGGCCTCGGAGGGCGACGCCCGCACAGTGGCGCGGGACCCGGCATTGCTCACGTTCCTGGCGGGGGCGCAGTCCGGCACCACGTTCGGCCAGGTCGCCTCGTGGACGGTCAACGATCTCGCGGGGCCGCTGCGGGCGGGCAAGGTGCGGGTCACGGCGGCAGACCTCGCGCCCCTCGCCGAGCGGCTGGCCTCCGGTGGGCTGACCACCCGCGTGGCCCGCGACGTGCTGGCACGGGCGGCGGCGTCCGGCGAGGCCCCGCTGGCGATCGTCGAGCGCGAGGGGCTGGGCGCGGGCCTCAGCGACGAGGCGCTGGCGGGGGCGGTGGCTGACGTGCTCGCTGCCAACCCCGACAAGGTGGAGGCGTACCGGGGCGGGAAGACGGCCCTGATGGGCTTTTTCACCGGGCAGGTGATGCGGGCCACCGGGGGCAAGGCCGACCCCGCGAAGGTGGCGGCGGCGCTGCTGGAGGCGCTGGGGGGCTGA
- a CDS encoding GNAT family N-acetyltransferase → MSASVHVRRVTDPNDPALAAFGEIQERSYYAPDMLIPPAAFPRLVSGGGQGPRRDRILVAEDAPDRVLGGTVYHLLPEAGFSSFLAVAPEARGQGVGHALNEVRLEDVRSHGLAGLFADSVFADRQSAEERAAEARIGTDPHARRRALHALGYRTADLPYWQPVGGPDGGPLTDLDLLFHPLDGADTVPTALIAATMEAYWSGWLGNSRARREAEALAQRAGTDRVRLLPATQTPGYWRAG, encoded by the coding sequence ATGAGCGCCTCTGTCCACGTCCGCCGCGTGACCGACCCGAACGACCCCGCCCTCGCCGCTTTCGGGGAGATTCAGGAGCGCAGCTACTACGCCCCCGACATGCTGATTCCGCCCGCCGCCTTTCCGCGCCTGGTGTCGGGCGGGGGACAGGGACCGCGCCGCGACCGCATCCTGGTGGCCGAGGACGCCCCCGACCGCGTGCTGGGCGGCACCGTGTACCACCTGCTGCCGGAGGCGGGCTTCAGTTCCTTTCTCGCGGTGGCCCCGGAAGCGCGGGGGCAGGGGGTCGGCCACGCGCTGAACGAAGTGCGGCTGGAGGACGTGCGCTCACACGGCCTGGCGGGCCTGTTTGCCGACAGCGTGTTCGCGGATCGCCAGAGCGCCGAGGAACGGGCCGCCGAAGCCCGCATCGGCACCGACCCCCATGCCCGCCGCCGCGCCCTGCACGCGCTGGGCTACCGCACCGCCGACCTCCCCTACTGGCAACCCGTGGGCGGCCCGGACGGCGGCCCCCTGACCGACCTTGACCTGCTGTTTCACCCGCTGGACGGGGCCGACACGGTGCCCACCGCCCTGATCGCCGCCACGATGGAGGCCTACTGGTCGGGCTGGCTGGGAAACAGCCGCGCCCGCCGTGAAGCCGAGGCCCTGGCCCAGCGGGCGGGGACAGACCGGGTGCGCCTGCTGCCCGCGACCCAGACGCCGGGGTACTGGCGGGCGGGGTAG
- a CDS encoding multidrug DMT transporter — MDTLLKKAGAMLAHLDLFTHMLHLRGLLQLAAHMEERGDRVTLISPEAITLVGADMTTDERVTTSKGATVEAGNAYSVLRTLKGHDAPEYAVTREELKALNARAVSELEASDAMRAFGDTLARIGAPAAAPAPAEAAAERPGRGRRGAEAEVPTDQPAA, encoded by the coding sequence ATGGACACCCTGCTGAAGAAAGCGGGCGCGATGCTCGCCCACCTCGACCTCTTCACGCACATGCTGCACCTGCGGGGGCTGCTGCAACTCGCCGCCCACATGGAGGAGCGGGGCGACCGCGTGACCCTGATCTCCCCGGAGGCGATCACGCTGGTCGGGGCCGACATGACCACCGACGAGCGCGTGACGACCAGCAAGGGCGCGACGGTGGAGGCGGGCAACGCCTACAGCGTGCTGCGGACCCTCAAGGGGCACGACGCCCCTGAGTACGCGGTCACCCGCGAGGAACTCAAGGCGCTGAACGCCCGTGCGGTTTCGGAACTGGAAGCCAGCGACGCGATGCGGGCCTTCGGGGACACGCTGGCGCGAATCGGCGCTCCGGCGGCGGCCCCGGCTCCCGCTGAGGCGGCGGCCGAGCGGCCGGGACGGGGGCGGCGCGGGGCGGAGGCCGAGGTGCCGACGGATCAGCCTGCGGCATAA